A region from the Methanofollis liminatans DSM 4140 genome encodes:
- a CDS encoding type II toxin-antitoxin system death-on-curing family toxin has product MVDLTVKMIIEVQIHIIMASKHQEDERTEGLVRDYGTLDYLVDEMNYINDSCTKAALMLHGIASRHPFYQGNKRTALAIAEIILMLEGGWYIAAEDEAIDLYVREVACYQHDLNEVKCWLQKNCQKM; this is encoded by the coding sequence ATGGTAGACCTCACGGTTAAAATGATCATCGAAGTCCAGATCCATATTATCATGGCGAGTAAACACCAGGAGGATGAAAGAACCGAGGGGCTTGTACGTGACTATGGAACTCTCGATTATCTCGTCGATGAGATGAATTACATCAACGATTCATGCACTAAGGCCGCCCTGATGCTTCATGGCATTGCTTCCCGGCACCCCTTTTATCAGGGAAATAAACGGACTGCACTCGCCATTGCAGAAATAATCCTCATGCTCGAGGGGGGATGGTATATTGCTGCCGAGGATGAGGCGATCGATCTCTATGTTCGTGAAGTTGCATGTTATCAGCATGACCTTAATGAAGTGAAATGCTGGCTTCAGAAAAACTGCCAAAAAATGTAG